The genomic region TCGTCGGCTACGCCGAGGCACACGGCCAGAAAGTCCGTGGCCACACCCTGGTCTGGCACAGCCAACTGCCGAACTGGGTCAGCAACGGCAGCTGGACCGCCGACAGCCTGCGCACGGTCATGACCGACCACATCGCCACCGAGGCCGGCCGCTACAAGGGCCGCATCGACCACTGGGACGTGGTCAACGAACCGTTCAACGAGGACGGCACCCGCCGCCAGTCGGTCTTCCAGACGGCGATCGGCGACTCGTACATCGCCGACGCGCTGCGGGCGGCCCGCGCCGCCGACCCGGCCGCCAAGCTGTACGTCAACGACTACAACGTCGAGGGCGTCAACGCGAAGAGCACCGCCCTCTACAACCTGGTCAAGTCCCTCAAGGAGCAGGGCGTCCCGATCGACGGCGTCGGTCTGCAGGCCCATCTGATCCTCGGCCAGGTGCCCTCGACGATGCAGGCCAACATCCAGCGCTTCGCCGACCTGGGAGTGGACGTCGCGATCACCGAGCTCGACATCCGGATGACGGTCCCGCCGACGAGCGCCCAACTCGCCCAGCAGAAGGCCGAGTACAAGGCCGTCACCGCTGCCTGCGTCGCCGTGGCACGCTGCGAGGGCGTCACCGTCTGGGGCTTCACGGACTCCGACTCATGGATCCCCGATGTGTTCCCCGGCTATGGCGCGGCGACCCCGTACGACGAGAACTTCCAGCCGAAGCCCGCCTATTACGGCATCGCCGAGGCGCTGGGCTGGACCGACGGCGGTACGAATCCGCCGGCGGGCGCCTGCGCGGTGACGTACGCCGTGCAGAGCCAGTGGAACACCGGCTTCACCGCGCAGGTGACCATCAGGAACACGAGCACCGCCGCCGTCAACGGCTGGGCACTGGCGTGGAGTTGGCCCGCCGGGCAGCGCGTTGCGCAGGCCTGGAACGCCACCGTCACCCAGTCCGGCGCCGCCGTCTCCGCGGCCAACGCCACCTACAACGCGGCGATCGCGCCCGGCGCGTCGGTCACCTTCGGCTTCAACGGTTCCTGGTCCGGCGGCAACACCGCACCCACGGCCTTCACTCTCAACGGAACGGCCTGCACGGTGGCTTAGAAAGCGACGTGCCGAGTCCTGGCGCACGCACCGGGTGTCGGCGGGACCTGCCCCGCCGACACCCGCGGCGGTCGGGTGAACTGCCCTTACCGGGTGGGGAGTTGAGCATGGGGCGTGGTGGCGGACACCGTGGCGGTCACGTCCACGCCGATCGGACGGAGCACCTGCGGCGGCACAGTCACCTGGTCACGGAGGTTGGGCGCCGTGCCGTCCCACCAGTCGGCGTTGCCGTCCTCGATGCAGCGCAGCAGGACCCCCTCGCGCAGCGCCCAGGGGCAGATGGTCACCTCGTCGATGCCCATCAGCTTCATCGCGGTGTGCGCGACGATCGCCCCGGCCAGCGACTGACCTGAGCGCGCGAGGGAGATGCCCGGCAGAAGGGCACGCTCGGCGGCCGGTAACACCGCCAGCTGCTGGACGGCCCTGCCGAGGTCGGCACGGGTCATGCCGCGCGGAGTGAAGGGCCCCGACCGGCCCGGGGCCGCGCCGCACAGCCGGCCCAGCTGCTGGAACGTACGCGAGGTGGCGACCGTCGTACGCGGCGCCTCCCAGCGGATACGGGCCGCGACGTCACGCAGTTGGTGGCGCACGTGCCGGCGCAGCAGCTTGGTCCTGCGCGGGGACGGCGGGTCCTGGCCGCGGAAGAACTCACGGGTCAGCCGGCCGGCCCCCAGCGGCAGCGAGATCGCGAAGTCGGGCAGCCTGCTCCGGCCGAAGGCCACCTCCAGGCAGCCGCCCCCGATGTCCAGCAGAGCCAGCGGCCCCGCGCGCCAGCCCATCCAGCGCCGCGCCGCCAGGAAGGTCAGCTCCGCCTCGACCTCGCCGGGCAGCACGTGCAGCGGCACTCCCGCCTCCGCGGTGACCCGCCCGAGCACCTCGGCGCGGTTCGGGGCGTCCCGCACGATCGCCGTGGCGAAGGCGAACGGCCGGGTCACCCCCCACCGCAGGCCCTCCACCCGGGCAGCCGTCACGGCTTCCACCAGCCGGTTCACCTGCTCCGGCGGCAGGTGACCACCCGGCTCGACATGGGCGGAGAGCCGCAACTGGCGCTTGGCCGTGTGCACGGGGAGAGGCACGGCTCCGTCCGTCTCGGCGATGACGAGCCGTACCGTGTTCGAGCCGACATCAAGCACACCCATTCGCATCCTCTCTCCGTACCCTGGGCGGTCGCCCGCACACCGCTGTCGGAGAGTAGATGCCGCCCGGTTTGCGGCGTTCTGTACGAGTATTCTGGCTTTATGGACACCTTCGGCTGGGACCTGGCTGTTCCGAACGAAATCGTGGCCGGTTCGGCCCCCTTCGTGGTGGGACTTCTGATCACGGCGATGCTGATCGTCGCGGTGTGGTGGGGGATGCGGGTGCGTGCCCGGGAGCCCGGGCCGCCGCGCCCCGAGGACCAGCCCCATCTGCCCGCGGGCGGCGCGGTACACGAGATCAGCGAGATGCGCGAGCCCGACGAGATGCCGCACAACGGCAGGGTTCTCACCCCGCACGAGCTGCACGGCAACGTCTCCTCGCGCCGCGCCAAGGACCAGAAACGGTCGACCTGGGGCCGCAACAGCAGCGGCGGCTTCGGCAGCGGCGGCCTCGGCCACCACTGAGGGCACGCGGGGCCGCTGGGACGGGGTCAAGAAGACCTCCGCCGAGCCTCCCGGTCGGTTCGCGAGTGTCCGACGACCCGTTGGGCTGTCAGCGGTTCCGCAGCGCCCTGATGAGTTCGTCCTTCGACATCGATGAGCGGCCCTCGACGCCGACCTTCCTCGCCTGCTCGTACAGGTCCTGCTTCGACCGGTCCTCGTACGAGCCGCTCTTCCCGCCCTTGCGGGAGGAGGACTTCGGGCTGTTGGCGATCCGAGCCGCCTTCTCCTTGCCCGCACCCTCGCGACGCAGCGCCTGGTAGGTCTTCTCGTCCTTGATCTGCGGCCTGGGCATGGGATCCCTTCTTCCACTCGTTCCGAGGACTGGATCGTCGCGGGGCGGGCACACGGGCGCCGCCCCGCGAGGGCACGTTCCGGGTACCCGGAACGGCCACTGGCGCACCTACCAACTGCGCATGCCTCTGTGACAGGCGCCGGCCGCCGGTCATTCCCTCACGGGCGATACCGCAAGGGATGGTCCGCCGGGACCTCCACCACCACGATCTCCGTCCCGTCCGGATCTGCGAGCCACATCTCGATCAGCCCCCACGGCTCCTTCACCGGGGGCCGGCGCACCTCGACGCCCGCGGCCAGGAGCTCCTCGTGGGCCGCCGTGACGTCCGGGACCTGGAGCCACAACTTGACGGCGGGGGAGGGGGGTTCCGCGGAGCGGCCCGCGACCTCCAGGTAGCCGCCGCCGAGGAAGTAGACGGTGCCGCGCTCGGGGCCCGTGCCGAACTCGCGGTAGACGGGCAGGCCCAGTTTCTCGCCGTAGAAGGCGCGGGAGCGCTCGGGGTCGGTGGGGCGGAGCAAGGTCCGGCTGCTCAGTACATGCACCATGCATCCGGAGCCTAATAGGAGAGTTACGCTCAGCGGTGCTCGAGCCGTGCCAGAGAATCGGAGAATCGCTCCATGGATACCGCCGCCACCGGACCGACCTTCCGTGACGCCACCGACGCCGACGTCGACGCCCTCGTCGTGCTGATCGAGTCGGCCTACCGGGGAGACTCCAGCCGCACCGGCTGGACCACCGAGGCGGACATCCTGGAGGGCCAGCGGACCGACCCGGAGGGTGTGCTCGCGGTCATCAAGTCGCCCGACAGCCGCCTGCTGACCGTTGAGCGCGAGGGTGCGGTGGTCGCCTGCTGCCAGCTCGAACACCGCGGTGACCATGCCTACTTCGGCATGTTCGCGGTTCGCCCCGCCCTCCAGGGCGCGGGCCTCGGCAAGGTGATCATCGCCGAGGCGGAGCGGTTCGCCCGCGAGACCTGGGACGTCAAGGAGATGCACATGACCGTGATCTCCGTACGCGACGACCTCATTGCCTGGTACGAGCGGCGCGGCTACCGCCGTACGGGAGAGATGACTCCCTTCCCGTACGGCGACGAGCGCTTCGGCATCCCGCAGCGCGACGACCTGCGCTTCGAGCTCCTGGTGAAGCCGCTCGCATAATCGTTCCGTCGCGCGGTCCGGCCGTTACGCCGTGAAGCGGCCGGTGCGTTTGATCTCCGGATAGTCGGTGGTCGCGCCGTCCAGTTCCAGGGCGCGTACGAGGCGCAGGTGGTCCTGGGTGTTCACGACCCAGCCGATGATCCGCAGGTCCGCCTTGCGTGCGCGCTCGACGACCTCCAGGGTCAGCCGCCGGATGTTCAGGACGAGACTCGTGGCGCCGACCGCGGTCGCCCGCTCGACGACATCGATGCCATAGCGGCTGGCGACCAGTGCCGTACGGACGCCGGGCACGAGCCGCGCGATCTCGGCGACGGCCTCGTCGTGGAACGACAGGACCTCGACCCTGCCGACGAGGTCGCGCCGGTTCATGACCTCCGCGAGCGCCCGGGCCGCGGCCACGTCCTTGATCTCGGCCTGTAGCGGGGCCGTGACGGCGTCCAGGACCTCCTCGAAGACCGGGATGCGCTCACCACGGCCCGCGTCCAGTACCCGCAGCTCGGCGAGGGTCTTCTCGGCGATCGGCCCCGAGCCGTCGGTCGTACGGTCCACATCGGCGTCGTGCATGACGACGAGTGCGCCGTCCTTGCTCAGATGCAGATCGAGTTCGATGAGGTCGAGGCCGGCCTGCTGGGCGGCGATGAAGGAACGGAGGGTGTTCTCCGGTTCGACACCCATGATTCCGCGGTGCCCGATGGTGAGAAAGTTCAAGGCTGACTCCGCTTCCGTCGACGGCGGCTCGGCTGCCGCGTGCTGCGGTCCCATGCCCACGCGGCAAGGCCGCAGCCTAATCGCCCGGCCCGGCGTTGGACCCGCTCCGACGGCGGGGAATGAGGCCCGCCAGCGGCGAGAACAAGCCGTCCGGGCCCCGTCTCGCCTCACCCCTGCGTGGGCGAGTCCTCAGTGGGTTGACCTAACCGACCCGGCTACCCGCCGGGCGACGGATGTATTCGTCTTCCCGGTTTCCAACAGGAAAAAGAGCGGTGAAGACAAGAGGAGGCAGGATAATCTCCCGAGTCCGCACTTGTGGCGGAGAACCCTCCATGCATACGGTGTCCATACGCGAGGTTCTCCCGTGGAAGGTGGGTCATGACGGAAATTCTTGTGCGAGTGGGTACGGAGGAGCGGGTTCCTCCCCGGGACAGGGTGGTGAAGCACCCTGCCTGGCCCGTGCTCAAGGATGCCGTGGAGCGGATCCGGCCATGGCAGTCCAAGGACGGGTCGATCGACTTCGACGCCGAGAGCGCCCCGGATCCGGCCGAAGCCGGACTGGCCGTACGCCGTGTCGTCGACGCGGTCGAGGAGCTCTCCCCGCTCCTTCCGCACGACGCCGCGTACCACGAGGCGCTCGTAAAGGACCTGCGCCGCTGGGCCGACGACGGCTTCCATGTGCCCGACTTCCTCGACTCGCTGCTGGCCTTCCAGCCCGCCGCGCACCGCGAGGACGGACTCCAGCACCTCGTCGTGTTCCCGATGTACACGCAGAACGGCAATCCGGACCGCAACTTCGAGGCGGTCGTCCTGCGCATGGTCTGGCCTCAGTGGCTGGCCGACCTCGAGCGCACCCGCTACGACAACCCGCTGTTCTGCGGCATCACGTTCGAGGACTTCACGGCCGGCTACGACACCAACTCGGCCGTCCTCTTCCCGGAGACCATCGCCGTGCGCGAGGCGCCGGAACGATTCTCCTGGGGCGGTATCTTCTGCGACCGCGAGGCCGCCCGCTTCCGCAAGGTCACCGAGGCCGCCGTCGGCACGCTCGGCCTCGAACTGCCCGACGACATCCGCGAGATGGTCGGCGACCAGGCGCGGTGCGAGCAGGCCTTCGTCC from Streptomyces sp. NBC_00878 harbors:
- a CDS encoding GNAT family N-acetyltransferase, producing MDTAATGPTFRDATDADVDALVVLIESAYRGDSSRTGWTTEADILEGQRTDPEGVLAVIKSPDSRLLTVEREGAVVACCQLEHRGDHAYFGMFAVRPALQGAGLGKVIIAEAERFARETWDVKEMHMTVISVRDDLIAWYERRGYRRTGEMTPFPYGDERFGIPQRDDLRFELLVKPLA
- a CDS encoding endo-1,4-beta-xylanase, whose protein sequence is MKLQSLRRAASVTLAAASLVIGGAVSGHTADGSGQADDSGQVDGSGQQAAAAPVLRDLAAARGIYYGTAVTASKLNGTYGTIVGEQFDSITPGNEMKWGSVEPTRGSFNWSGADAVVGYAEAHGQKVRGHTLVWHSQLPNWVSNGSWTADSLRTVMTDHIATEAGRYKGRIDHWDVVNEPFNEDGTRRQSVFQTAIGDSYIADALRAARAADPAAKLYVNDYNVEGVNAKSTALYNLVKSLKEQGVPIDGVGLQAHLILGQVPSTMQANIQRFADLGVDVAITELDIRMTVPPTSAQLAQQKAEYKAVTAACVAVARCEGVTVWGFTDSDSWIPDVFPGYGAATPYDENFQPKPAYYGIAEALGWTDGGTNPPAGACAVTYAVQSQWNTGFTAQVTIRNTSTAAVNGWALAWSWPAGQRVAQAWNATVTQSGAAVSAANATYNAAIAPGASVTFGFNGSWSGGNTAPTAFTLNGTACTVA
- a CDS encoding DUF6421 family protein, with protein sequence MTEILVRVGTEERVPPRDRVVKHPAWPVLKDAVERIRPWQSKDGSIDFDAESAPDPAEAGLAVRRVVDAVEELSPLLPHDAAYHEALVKDLRRWADDGFHVPDFLDSLLAFQPAAHREDGLQHLVVFPMYTQNGNPDRNFEAVVLRMVWPQWLADLERTRYDNPLFCGITFEDFTAGYDTNSAVLFPETIAVREAPERFSWGGIFCDREAARFRKVTEAAVGTLGLELPDDIREMVGDQARCEQAFVLWDMVHDRTHSHGDLPFDPFMIKQRQPFWMYGLEELRCDLTAFKEAVKLEADGFPQGRDVQYAVLFDRMFRFPVTGDRVRNYDGLGGQLLFAYLHKHDVVRWTDNKLHIDWQRAPQVTNQLCAEIETLYRDGIDRPKLVHWFAAYDLVSQYLAPHPGSRWAKGPDALDLNQPPRKLVDDVLPDEFPLSMFYEALSKKLKNVIASTKGITAESAERVAA
- a CDS encoding glycerophosphodiester phosphodiesterase family protein, whose protein sequence is MNFLTIGHRGIMGVEPENTLRSFIAAQQAGLDLIELDLHLSKDGALVVMHDADVDRTTDGSGPIAEKTLAELRVLDAGRGERIPVFEEVLDAVTAPLQAEIKDVAAARALAEVMNRRDLVGRVEVLSFHDEAVAEIARLVPGVRTALVASRYGIDVVERATAVGATSLVLNIRRLTLEVVERARKADLRIIGWVVNTQDHLRLVRALELDGATTDYPEIKRTGRFTA
- a CDS encoding VOC family protein, producing MVHVLSSRTLLRPTDPERSRAFYGEKLGLPVYREFGTGPERGTVYFLGGGYLEVAGRSAEPPSPAVKLWLQVPDVTAAHEELLAAGVEVRRPPVKEPWGLIEMWLADPDGTEIVVVEVPADHPLRYRP
- a CDS encoding Ppx/GppA family phosphatase — encoded protein: MRMGVLDVGSNTVRLVIAETDGAVPLPVHTAKRQLRLSAHVEPGGHLPPEQVNRLVEAVTAARVEGLRWGVTRPFAFATAIVRDAPNRAEVLGRVTAEAGVPLHVLPGEVEAELTFLAARRWMGWRAGPLALLDIGGGCLEVAFGRSRLPDFAISLPLGAGRLTREFFRGQDPPSPRRTKLLRRHVRHQLRDVAARIRWEAPRTTVATSRTFQQLGRLCGAAPGRSGPFTPRGMTRADLGRAVQQLAVLPAAERALLPGISLARSGQSLAGAIVAHTAMKLMGIDEVTICPWALREGVLLRCIEDGNADWWDGTAPNLRDQVTVPPQVLRPIGVDVTATVSATTPHAQLPTR
- a CDS encoding Rho termination factor N-terminal domain-containing protein, with the protein product MPRPQIKDEKTYQALRREGAGKEKAARIANSPKSSSRKGGKSGSYEDRSKQDLYEQARKVGVEGRSSMSKDELIRALRNR
- a CDS encoding DUF6479 family protein, with the protein product MDTFGWDLAVPNEIVAGSAPFVVGLLITAMLIVAVWWGMRVRAREPGPPRPEDQPHLPAGGAVHEISEMREPDEMPHNGRVLTPHELHGNVSSRRAKDQKRSTWGRNSSGGFGSGGLGHH